In a single window of the Pontibacter russatus genome:
- a CDS encoding type I restriction endonuclease subunit R, with translation MQETLKSVRPYGDGRIGVVRHTTRSGKSITMAIYTGILRQLSELKNPTIVVQVDRFDLNRQLFDDFVAAKDLVGDVSIANTTDELRALLSGEGGGVVFSTVQKFNLKDNANGRELEPPVLSTRDNVILIADECHRTQYGLVQGFANNLRRALPQAFFIGFTGTPVDSKDADTVAVFGDIIHTYDIRQATEDKAVVPIYYEPRLAKLHLGNALLEEEAEAITGGLEESDSNRILWAAMEDAAGSKERVEAIAKDILQHYTNRANSLEGKAMVVCMSRRNCVKLYDALTSLEGCPEIAVIMTTNIAKDPPEWNPHVRTKEAMEEVKSRFKNPDDKLKIVIVRDMWLTGFDNPALHTLYVDKVMSGHNLIQAVNRVATVFRDKPSGLIVDYIGIGDRLRDATKKYTSAGGEGKVAFDMEEAFSLTQEVIELLQEQLPDGFSYSNWPALAAPDKMKLVSQATNYIVADDEECKAFMLNEKKLSSLAPIVKSHDNINNIALDLIFFQHIGAAVRKVKYPTTNIKKSQGQIKDLIHRSIESEEVVDVFQMAGIERFDISIINDDFLATAKEQKTGNELKLELLRQIMNDEIKVRSSKNLVKYRKLKEEVEKIIAHYHNHFFDSLIAMEKMREVAREMQEEDQRRTQLGLTEEEEAFYEILAKHPNALQDFELIKELVKKILAEVKKSASQPDWYKKDDTKAQLQLAVKKVLRFKVKAELQEILDEVMEQAEARYKEYKMSVA, from the coding sequence CTGCAGGAAACCCTGAAGAGCGTGCGCCCCTACGGCGACGGCCGCATTGGCGTGGTAAGGCACACCACCCGCTCCGGCAAAAGCATTACCATGGCCATCTACACCGGCATCCTGCGCCAGCTGTCCGAGCTGAAGAACCCCACCATTGTGGTGCAGGTAGACCGCTTCGACCTGAACCGCCAGCTCTTTGACGATTTCGTGGCCGCCAAAGACCTGGTGGGCGACGTGAGCATCGCCAACACCACCGACGAGCTGCGGGCCCTGCTCAGCGGCGAAGGCGGCGGCGTGGTGTTCAGCACCGTGCAGAAGTTCAACCTGAAAGACAACGCCAACGGCCGCGAGCTGGAGCCCCCCGTCCTCAGCACCCGCGACAACGTGATTTTGATTGCCGACGAGTGCCACCGCACGCAGTACGGCCTGGTGCAGGGCTTCGCTAATAACCTGCGCCGCGCCCTGCCGCAAGCCTTCTTCATCGGCTTTACCGGCACCCCCGTCGACAGCAAAGACGCCGACACCGTCGCCGTTTTCGGCGACATCATCCATACCTACGACATCCGCCAGGCCACAGAAGACAAAGCCGTGGTGCCGATTTACTACGAGCCGCGCCTGGCCAAGCTGCACCTGGGCAATGCGCTGCTGGAGGAAGAAGCCGAGGCCATAACCGGCGGTCTGGAAGAGAGCGACAGTAACCGGATACTGTGGGCCGCCATGGAAGACGCCGCCGGTTCCAAAGAGCGCGTGGAAGCCATCGCCAAAGACATCCTGCAGCACTACACCAACCGCGCCAACAGCCTGGAAGGAAAGGCCATGGTGGTGTGCATGAGCCGCCGCAACTGCGTGAAGCTCTACGATGCCCTGACCTCACTGGAAGGCTGCCCGGAAATAGCTGTCATCATGACCACCAACATCGCCAAAGACCCGCCGGAGTGGAACCCGCACGTGCGTACCAAGGAAGCGATGGAAGAAGTGAAAAGCCGCTTCAAAAACCCGGACGACAAGCTAAAAATCGTGATCGTGCGCGATATGTGGCTCACCGGCTTCGACAACCCCGCCCTGCACACGCTGTATGTAGACAAGGTAATGAGCGGCCACAACCTGATACAGGCCGTGAACCGCGTCGCCACCGTTTTCCGCGACAAGCCCAGCGGCCTGATCGTAGACTACATCGGCATCGGCGATAGGCTCCGCGACGCCACCAAGAAGTATACCTCGGCAGGTGGCGAGGGCAAAGTAGCTTTTGATATGGAAGAGGCTTTCTCGCTGACGCAGGAGGTGATTGAGCTACTGCAGGAGCAGCTGCCGGATGGCTTCTCGTACAGCAACTGGCCCGCGCTGGCAGCACCGGACAAGATGAAGCTGGTAAGCCAGGCCACCAATTACATCGTGGCTGATGATGAGGAGTGCAAAGCCTTTATGCTGAACGAGAAGAAGCTCAGCAGCCTCGCTCCTATCGTCAAGAGCCACGACAACATCAACAACATCGCGCTGGACTTAATCTTCTTCCAGCACATAGGCGCAGCCGTGCGCAAAGTAAAATACCCGACCACCAACATCAAGAAATCACAGGGCCAGATAAAGGACCTCATCCACCGCAGCATCGAAAGCGAGGAGGTGGTGGACGTGTTCCAGATGGCGGGCATCGAGCGCTTCGACATCTCCATCATCAACGACGATTTCCTGGCAACCGCCAAAGAACAGAAGACCGGCAACGAACTGAAGTTGGAGCTCCTGCGCCAAATCATGAATGACGAGATAAAAGTACGCTCCAGCAAAAACCTGGTGAAGTACCGCAAGCTCAAAGAGGAAGTAGAAAAGATAATCGCCCACTATCACAACCACTTTTTCGACAGCCTGATTGCCATGGAGAAGATGCGCGAGGTGGCAAGGGAAATGCAGGAGGAAGACCAGCGCCGCACCCAGCTGGGCCTTACCGAAGAGGAAGAAGCTTTTTATGAAATACTGGCAAAACACCCCAACGCCTTGCAGGAC